A genomic window from Silene latifolia isolate original U9 population chromosome Y, ASM4854445v1, whole genome shotgun sequence includes:
- the LOC141631695 gene encoding uncharacterized protein LOC141631695: MSLVMACKNYIILLVKKFNGLFWYLVLYYGEPEVANHTHVLMELEKWMDSCTYPFLIVGDFNQVDCIYDKLSNSQRPIEGANAFISWKLRNELIDIPFKGPRFTWCNNRKGNKRVYERIDKAMASKDWLLFFPNTGTKHYPIQLSDHAPIEVDLQLTRNEGKKPYKLDAWALDYEECLQGIQIVWSPSVLGSPAYKVA, from the coding sequence ATGAGCCTTGTAATGGCATGTAAAAATTATATCATCCTGTTGGTTAAGAAATTTAATGGTCTCTTTTGGTACCTCGTGCTCTACTATGGTGAACCGGAAGTGGCAAATCACACACATGTTCTTATGGAGCTAGAAAAGTGGATGGATTCTTGTACATACCCCTTCCTTATTGTGGGAGATTTCAACCAAGTGGATTGTATATATGATAAATTAAGTAATAGTCAGAGACCCATAGAAGGAGCAAATGCCTTCATTAGCTGGAAGCTACGTAATGAGTTGATTGATATACCGTTCAAGGGACCCAGATTCACATGGTGCAATAACCGGAAGGGGAATAAGAGGGTCTATGAACGAATTGATAAAGCAATGGCATCGAAGGATTGGTTGCTATTCTTTCCAAATACGGGTACTAAACATTATCCCATTCAATTGTCTGATCATGCACCAATTGAGGTGGATTTACAGCTGACCAGGAACGAAGGAAAAAAACCATATAAGTTAGATGCTTGGGCACTTGATTACGAGGAGTGTTTGCAAGGCATTCAAATTGTTTGGTCGCCTAGTGTGTTGGGGTCACCGGCTTACAAGGTTGCTTGA